One genomic window of Streptomonospora nanhaiensis includes the following:
- a CDS encoding DeoR/GlpR family DNA-binding transcription regulator — MLAAQRQALILERLRDSGAVRVTELVESLDVSDMTVRRDLDALEARGLLRKVHGGAVAPHRRSTEEPGFEVNSTRQEREKRAIARAAARLVEPHSAVGLSAGTTTCAVAEHLRDIPGLTVVTNCLRVADVFYRAPRPDQTVVLTGGFRTPSDALVGPLAVAAVRSLHLDLLLLGVHGMHESAGLTTPNLMEGETDQALVAAARKLVVVADHTKWGTVGLCTIAPLERCDVLVSDAGLEPPARAVLADHVGGLLIAEDDEGAEGPAPGMA; from the coding sequence ATGCTGGCTGCGCAGCGGCAGGCGCTCATCCTGGAGCGGCTCCGGGACTCGGGCGCGGTCCGGGTGACCGAACTCGTCGAGAGCCTGGACGTGTCCGACATGACCGTCCGGCGCGACCTCGACGCCCTGGAGGCGCGCGGCCTGCTGCGCAAGGTCCACGGCGGTGCGGTGGCCCCCCATCGGCGCAGCACCGAGGAGCCCGGGTTCGAGGTCAACTCCACCCGCCAGGAGCGCGAGAAGCGGGCGATCGCGCGGGCCGCGGCCCGCCTGGTGGAGCCGCACAGCGCCGTGGGCCTGTCGGCGGGCACCACCACCTGCGCGGTCGCCGAGCACTTGCGCGACATCCCGGGGCTGACCGTGGTGACCAACTGCCTGCGCGTGGCCGACGTGTTCTACCGCGCGCCGCGCCCGGACCAGACCGTGGTGCTCACCGGCGGGTTCCGCACCCCCTCCGACGCCCTGGTGGGGCCGCTGGCCGTGGCGGCGGTGCGCAGCCTGCACCTGGACCTGCTGCTGCTGGGCGTGCACGGCATGCACGAGAGCGCCGGGCTGACCACGCCCAACCTCATGGAGGGCGAGACCGACCAGGCGCTGGTGGCCGCCGCCCGCAAGCTCGTGGTGGTCGCCGACCACACCAAGTGGGGCACGGTGGGCCTGTGCACCATCGCGCCCCTGGAGCGCTGCGACGTCCTCGTCAGCGACGCCGGCCTGGAGCCGCCCGCGCGCGCGGTGCTGGCCGACCACGTCGGGGGCCTGCTGATCGCCGAGGACGACGAGGGCGCCGAGGGCCCCGCCCCGGGGATGGCGTGA
- a CDS encoding MFS transporter translates to MSELSAPELSPARARRTGARLALLSVGHLIISLDFTIIFVALPAIARDVGFTQHGLQWVVSAYAISYGGFLLLGGRLSDLVGRRRMFLVGAVLYGLASLLGGLAADPAPLLAARVLQGLGGAVLFPAVLSLVNTGFAEGPERNRALTVWALAGAGGLSIGALAGGLLTQAFGWEAVFFVNVPIVLAVVAGGLVLLAADGPVARGRFDAPGTLTGTAGVTLLIFAVAQGGELGWTDPLVLTAGVLAPVLLAAFVAIEARSAEPLMPLRLFRNPSLVAAVLVILVFGLTAQNVPYFLTLFLQEVLGFGALESGLAFLAPTLAITLGNFVCERMIHRVGVRAVLLIGFALGAAGAVALGLGMVPGAGFAALLPGVLLVGLAMGLVFEAMWVAAGTGVPDADQGLASGVASTAVQVGLAAGLAVLVTVSSPGSAAAAGAAASAAAAAEGMRTALYTVAGGMLLGLLAALRLPGRAKEPAA, encoded by the coding sequence ATGTCAGAGTTGTCGGCGCCGGAACTGTCCCCGGCCCGCGCCCGCCGGACGGGGGCGCGCCTTGCGCTGCTGTCCGTCGGGCACCTCATCATCTCACTGGACTTCACGATCATCTTCGTCGCGCTGCCCGCCATCGCGCGCGACGTCGGCTTCACCCAGCACGGCCTGCAGTGGGTGGTCAGCGCCTACGCGATCTCCTACGGCGGCTTCCTGCTGCTGGGCGGGCGGCTGTCCGACCTCGTCGGGCGGCGCCGGATGTTCCTGGTGGGCGCCGTCCTCTACGGCCTCGCCTCGCTGCTGGGCGGGCTGGCCGCCGACCCGGCGCCGCTGCTGGCCGCCCGCGTGCTCCAGGGCCTGGGCGGGGCCGTGCTGTTCCCCGCCGTCCTGTCGCTGGTCAACACCGGGTTCGCCGAGGGGCCCGAGCGCAACCGCGCGCTGACCGTGTGGGCGCTGGCCGGCGCGGGCGGGCTGAGCATCGGCGCGCTGGCGGGCGGCCTGCTCACCCAGGCGTTCGGCTGGGAGGCGGTGTTCTTCGTCAACGTGCCGATCGTGCTGGCGGTGGTGGCCGGCGGGCTGGTGCTGCTGGCCGCCGACGGGCCGGTGGCGCGCGGCCGGTTCGACGCCCCCGGCACGCTGACCGGCACGGCCGGGGTCACCCTGCTGATCTTCGCGGTCGCCCAGGGCGGCGAACTGGGCTGGACCGACCCGCTGGTGCTGACCGCCGGCGTCCTGGCGCCGGTGCTGCTGGCGGCCTTCGTCGCGATCGAGGCGCGCTCGGCCGAGCCGCTGATGCCGCTGCGGCTGTTCCGCAACCCGTCGCTGGTGGCCGCCGTGCTGGTCATCCTGGTCTTCGGCCTCACCGCGCAGAACGTGCCCTACTTCCTGACGCTGTTCCTCCAGGAGGTGCTGGGGTTCGGCGCCCTGGAGAGCGGCCTGGCCTTCCTCGCCCCCACGCTGGCCATCACGCTGGGCAACTTCGTGTGCGAGCGGATGATCCACCGGGTGGGGGTGCGCGCGGTGCTGCTCATCGGGTTCGCGCTGGGCGCCGCCGGCGCCGTGGCGCTGGGCCTGGGCATGGTGCCCGGCGCCGGGTTCGCCGCCCTGCTGCCCGGCGTGCTGCTGGTCGGCCTGGCCATGGGGCTGGTCTTCGAGGCGATGTGGGTGGCGGCGGGCACCGGCGTGCCCGACGCCGACCAGGGCCTGGCCTCGGGAGTGGCCTCCACCGCCGTGCAGGTGGGCCTGGCCGCCGGGCTGGCGGTCCTGGTGACCGTGTCCTCCCCCGGCTCCGCTGCGGCGGCGGGCGCCGCCGCCTCGGCCGCCGCCGCGGCCGAGGGCATGCGCACCGCCCTCTACACGGTCGCCGGCGGGATGCTGCTCGGCCTGCTGGCCGCCCTGCGGCTGCCCGGCCGCGCCAAGGAGCCCGCCGCCTGA
- a CDS encoding sodium:solute symporter family protein has product MIALAQEPLRLDASVIDYVLLAVYFAFVLGIGFLARRSISSSLDFFLSGRALPAWVTGLAFIAANLGAIEIIGMSANGAMYGMPTMHYFWIGAVPAMLFLGLVMMPFYYGSKVRSVPEFMLRRFGRAAHLVNGISFALAQILIAGVNLFLLATIVDALLGWPLWVSLLVAAAIVLSYTALGGLSAAIYNEVLQFFVIVAALLPLTIVGLHRVGGWSGLVDEITHSPGGAEQLSAWPGNALTGFGNSFLSVLGIVFGLGFVLAFGYWTTNFVEVQRAMASKSMSAAMRTPIIGAFPKLFIPFLVVVPGMIAGVSVSEMVALKAGEQSGVDYNDAILLLMRDLLPNGLLGVALAGLLASFMAGMAANLSSFNTVFTYDIWQSYIVKDRPDSYYLNMGRWVTVGATLGAVGTAFIASGYSNLMDYLQQLFSFFNAPLFATFILGMYWKRMTPAAGWSGLVSGTLAAVLVFLANNLGVIELSGQGASFVGAGAAFVVDILVSVVVTLFTRPKPDSELVGLVHSLTPRESRRAETTGEDAGWYRRPWVLALIAGVIVVALNIIFF; this is encoded by the coding sequence GTGATCGCGCTAGCACAGGAGCCGCTGCGGCTGGACGCATCGGTCATCGACTACGTCCTGCTCGCGGTGTACTTCGCGTTCGTGTTGGGAATCGGCTTCCTCGCCCGCCGGTCGATCTCCTCCAGCCTGGACTTCTTCCTGTCCGGGCGCGCCCTGCCCGCCTGGGTGACCGGCCTGGCCTTCATCGCGGCCAACCTCGGCGCCATCGAGATCATCGGCATGTCGGCCAACGGGGCCATGTACGGCATGCCGACCATGCACTACTTCTGGATCGGCGCCGTCCCGGCGATGCTGTTCCTGGGCCTGGTCATGATGCCGTTCTACTACGGCTCCAAGGTCCGCAGCGTGCCGGAGTTCATGCTGCGCCGGTTCGGCCGCGCCGCCCACCTGGTCAACGGCATCAGCTTCGCCCTCGCCCAGATCCTCATCGCGGGCGTCAACCTGTTCCTGCTGGCCACCATCGTGGACGCCCTGCTGGGCTGGCCGCTGTGGGTGTCGCTGCTGGTGGCCGCGGCCATCGTCCTCAGCTACACCGCGCTGGGCGGCCTCTCGGCGGCGATCTACAACGAGGTGCTGCAGTTCTTCGTGATCGTGGCGGCGCTGCTGCCGCTGACCATCGTGGGCCTGCACCGCGTCGGCGGGTGGTCGGGCCTGGTGGACGAGATCACCCACAGCCCCGGCGGCGCCGAGCAGCTGTCGGCCTGGCCGGGCAACGCGCTCACCGGGTTCGGCAACAGCTTCCTGAGCGTCCTGGGGATCGTCTTCGGCCTGGGCTTCGTGCTCGCCTTCGGCTACTGGACCACCAACTTCGTCGAGGTCCAGCGCGCCATGGCGTCCAAGAGCATGTCGGCGGCCATGCGCACCCCCATCATCGGCGCCTTCCCCAAGCTGTTCATCCCCTTCCTCGTCGTGGTGCCCGGCATGATCGCCGGTGTCAGCGTGTCGGAGATGGTGGCGCTCAAGGCCGGCGAGCAGTCGGGTGTCGACTACAACGACGCCATCCTGCTGCTGATGCGCGACCTGCTGCCCAACGGCCTGCTGGGCGTGGCCCTGGCCGGCCTGCTGGCGTCGTTCATGGCGGGCATGGCGGCCAACCTCAGCTCGTTCAACACCGTGTTCACCTACGACATCTGGCAGTCCTACATCGTGAAGGACCGGCCGGACTCCTACTACCTGAACATGGGCCGGTGGGTCACCGTCGGCGCCACCCTCGGCGCGGTGGGCACGGCGTTCATCGCCTCGGGCTACTCCAACCTGATGGACTACCTGCAGCAGCTGTTCTCGTTCTTCAACGCGCCGCTGTTCGCCACGTTCATCCTGGGCATGTACTGGAAGCGCATGACCCCGGCCGCCGGCTGGAGCGGCCTGGTCAGCGGCACCCTGGCGGCCGTCCTGGTGTTCCTCGCCAACAACCTCGGGGTGATCGAACTGTCGGGCCAGGGCGCCAGCTTCGTGGGCGCGGGCGCGGCGTTCGTCGTCGACATCCTCGTCAGCGTGGTGGTCACCCTGTTCACCCGGCCCAAGCCCGACTCCGAACTGGTCGGCCTGGTGCACTCCCTGACCCCGCGCGAGTCCCGGCGCGCCGAGACCACCGGCGAGGACGCCGGCTGGTACCGCCGCCCCTGGGTGCTGGCGCTGATCGCCGGCGTCATCGTCGTGGCGCTCAACATCATCTTCTTCTGA
- the fdh gene encoding formate dehydrogenase, translated as MGVRRLIQSWPVYRQFTGGDPSGRGAAAQSAASRRLTPRTARADRVVKSVCPYCAVGCGQNVYVRDNKVIQIEGDPDSPISRGRLCPKGSASLQLTTGSSRRHTVLYRPPHAPDFQEIDLWTAMDMVADRVIKARREGWQDEHEGLRVARTMGIASLGGATLDNEENYLIKKLLTALGVVQIENQARVCHSSTVAGLGTSFGRGGATTFMQDLQNSDCIVIEGSNYAEAHPVGFQWVMEAKARGAVVIHVDPRFSRTSALADLHVPIRAGTDIAFLGGLINRVLSEGAYFRDYLLAYTNAATIVTEEFQDTEDLDGLFSGFDPDNRAYDLRTWRYSGVDIAPASSDRDAQYAERSGGPQETAEAGRPEQQGSGGAAVGGAPETDPTLTHPRCVFQILKRHYSRYTPEAVEEICGIPRDLFDRVYRHLTDNSGRDRTSAFCYAVGWTQHTVGAQYIRAACVLQLLLGNIGRPGGGIQALRGHASIQGSSDVPTLFNLLPGYIPMPHAHANQDLDDFVTADAALNGFWAEMRSYLVSLLKAWWGDHATADNDFAFDYLPRITGSHSTYDTVMAQLRGECKGYFLMGENPAVGSANARAQRLGMANLDWLVVRDFSLIESATWWKDGPEIESGELRTEDIATEVFFFPAAAHTEKSGTFTNTNRTLQWHDRAVLPEGDARSDLWFMYHLGRIIREKLADSTDPRDLPLLHLTWDYPLEEGEEPDAAAVLAEINGYGPDGAHLGAYTQLRDDGSTSCGCWIYCGVYADGVNQAARRKPHTEQDWIAAEWAWAWPANRRVLYNRASADPQGRPWSERKALVWWDAQSRRWTGHDIPDFEADKAPDYRPPEGARGVAALSGTDAFIMQGDGKGWLYAPAGLTDGPLPTHYEPQDSPFGNLLYGQDRNPVRLVYPHDVNRYHPGPGEPGADVFPYVVTTYRLTEHFTAGGMSRWTPYLAELQPEFFCEVSPELAAERGLTHGGWATVVTARNAIEARVLVTDRMAPLRVRGRTVHTIGMPYHWGPNGYSTGDAFNELSAIALDSNVHIQEVKALTADIRPGRRPRGPDRLALVREYHERAGITARTGTEV; from the coding sequence ATGGGTGTGCGCAGGCTGATCCAGTCGTGGCCGGTCTACCGGCAGTTCACCGGCGGCGACCCCTCGGGGCGCGGCGCGGCGGCCCAGTCGGCCGCCAGCCGCCGCCTCACCCCGCGCACCGCCCGGGCCGACCGCGTCGTGAAGTCGGTCTGCCCCTACTGCGCCGTGGGCTGCGGGCAGAACGTCTACGTCCGCGACAACAAGGTCATCCAGATCGAGGGCGACCCCGACTCCCCCATCAGCCGCGGCCGGCTGTGCCCCAAGGGCTCGGCCAGCCTCCAGCTCACCACCGGCTCCTCGCGCCGGCACACCGTGCTCTACCGGCCGCCGCACGCCCCCGACTTCCAGGAGATCGACCTGTGGACGGCCATGGACATGGTCGCCGACCGCGTCATCAAGGCCCGCCGCGAGGGCTGGCAGGACGAACACGAGGGCCTGCGGGTGGCCCGCACCATGGGGATCGCCAGTCTGGGCGGGGCCACCCTCGACAACGAGGAGAACTACCTCATCAAGAAGCTGCTCACGGCGCTGGGCGTGGTGCAGATCGAGAACCAGGCGCGGGTCTGCCACAGCTCCACCGTCGCCGGGCTGGGCACTTCCTTCGGGCGGGGCGGCGCCACCACCTTCATGCAGGACCTCCAGAACTCCGACTGCATCGTCATCGAGGGCTCCAACTACGCCGAGGCCCACCCCGTGGGCTTCCAGTGGGTCATGGAGGCCAAGGCGCGCGGCGCGGTGGTCATCCACGTCGACCCCCGCTTCAGCCGCACCAGCGCGCTGGCCGACCTCCACGTGCCCATCCGCGCCGGCACCGACATCGCCTTCCTCGGCGGGCTCATCAACCGCGTCCTGTCCGAGGGGGCGTACTTCCGCGACTACCTGCTCGCCTACACCAACGCCGCCACCATCGTCACCGAGGAGTTCCAGGACACCGAGGACCTCGACGGCCTGTTCTCCGGCTTCGACCCCGACAACCGCGCCTACGACCTGCGCACCTGGCGCTACTCCGGCGTGGACATCGCCCCGGCCTCCAGCGACCGCGACGCCCAGTACGCCGAACGCTCCGGAGGCCCGCAGGAGACCGCCGAGGCCGGCCGCCCCGAGCAGCAGGGCTCGGGCGGCGCGGCGGTGGGCGGCGCGCCCGAGACCGACCCCACCCTCACCCACCCCCGGTGCGTGTTCCAGATCCTCAAGCGGCACTACTCCCGCTACACCCCCGAGGCCGTCGAGGAGATCTGCGGCATTCCGCGCGACCTGTTCGACCGGGTCTACCGCCACCTGACCGACAACTCCGGCCGCGACCGCACCTCGGCGTTCTGCTACGCGGTGGGCTGGACCCAGCACACCGTGGGCGCCCAGTACATCCGCGCGGCCTGCGTGCTGCAGCTGCTGCTGGGCAACATCGGCCGCCCCGGCGGCGGCATCCAGGCGCTGCGCGGCCACGCCAGCATCCAGGGCTCCAGCGACGTGCCCACCCTGTTCAACCTGCTGCCGGGCTACATCCCCATGCCCCACGCCCACGCCAACCAGGACCTCGACGACTTCGTCACCGCCGACGCCGCCCTCAACGGCTTCTGGGCCGAGATGCGGTCCTACCTGGTCAGCCTGCTCAAGGCGTGGTGGGGCGACCACGCCACCGCCGACAACGACTTCGCCTTCGACTACCTGCCGCGCATCACCGGCTCCCACAGCACCTACGACACCGTCATGGCCCAGCTGCGCGGTGAGTGCAAGGGCTACTTCCTCATGGGCGAGAACCCGGCGGTGGGCTCGGCCAACGCCCGCGCCCAGCGGCTGGGCATGGCCAACCTCGACTGGCTGGTGGTGCGCGACTTCTCGCTGATCGAGAGCGCCACCTGGTGGAAGGACGGCCCCGAGATCGAGTCGGGCGAGCTGCGCACCGAGGACATCGCCACCGAGGTGTTCTTCTTCCCGGCCGCCGCCCACACCGAGAAGTCGGGCACCTTCACCAACACCAACCGCACCCTGCAGTGGCACGACCGCGCCGTGCTGCCCGAGGGCGACGCGCGCAGCGACCTGTGGTTCATGTACCACCTGGGCCGCATCATCCGCGAGAAGCTGGCGGACTCCACCGACCCGCGCGACCTCCCCCTGCTCCACCTCACCTGGGACTACCCGCTCGAAGAGGGCGAGGAGCCCGACGCCGCCGCCGTCCTGGCCGAGATCAACGGCTACGGCCCCGACGGCGCCCACCTGGGCGCCTACACCCAGCTTCGCGACGACGGCTCCACCAGCTGCGGCTGCTGGATCTACTGCGGCGTCTACGCCGACGGCGTCAACCAGGCCGCGCGCCGCAAGCCCCACACCGAGCAGGACTGGATCGCCGCCGAGTGGGCGTGGGCCTGGCCGGCCAACCGGCGGGTCCTCTACAACCGCGCCTCGGCCGACCCCCAGGGCCGGCCCTGGAGCGAGCGCAAGGCGCTGGTGTGGTGGGACGCCCAATCCCGGCGCTGGACCGGCCACGACATCCCCGACTTCGAGGCCGACAAGGCGCCCGACTACCGCCCGCCCGAGGGTGCCAGGGGGGTGGCCGCGCTCAGCGGCACCGACGCGTTCATCATGCAGGGCGACGGCAAGGGCTGGCTGTACGCCCCGGCCGGGCTCACCGACGGCCCGCTGCCCACCCACTACGAACCGCAGGACTCCCCGTTCGGCAACCTGCTCTACGGCCAGGACCGCAACCCGGTCCGCCTGGTCTACCCGCACGACGTCAACCGCTACCACCCCGGGCCCGGCGAGCCCGGCGCGGACGTGTTCCCCTACGTCGTCACCACCTACCGGCTCACCGAGCACTTCACCGCCGGCGGCATGAGCCGCTGGACCCCCTATCTTGCCGAGCTGCAACCGGAGTTCTTCTGCGAGGTCTCCCCCGAACTGGCCGCCGAACGCGGGCTGACCCACGGCGGCTGGGCCACCGTGGTCACCGCCCGCAACGCCATCGAGGCGCGGGTGCTGGTGACCGACCGCATGGCGCCGCTGCGCGTACGCGGCCGCACCGTGCACACCATCGGCATGCCCTACCACTGGGGCCCCAACGGCTACAGCACCGGCGACGCGTTCAACGAGCTGTCGGCGATCGCGCTCGACTCCAACGTGCACATCCAGGAGGTCAAGGCGCTCACCGCCGACATCCGCCCGGGCCGCCGACCGCGCGGCCCCGACCGCCTGGCCCTGGTCCGCGAGTACCACGAGCGCGCCGGGATCACCGCGCGCACCGGAACGGAGGTGTGA
- a CDS encoding alpha/beta fold hydrolase: MTDPRATTLVFLPCLSGAPWTPRQLAPYRHRPVRTPALPDGVDDVERYADHVAASLADLDRPGTAGDPGGYVLVGDSFGANVALALAVRRPSGLRGLVLSGGFAANPVTSPLRRRALQALGRMRGPLYRGVALRAHARTLASPHDFAGEVGWSTADSRRLFLDHTPAASYGARLAAAFAADYTGRLARVRVPTLVLTPAHDVLIGPDAARILREGIPDAREVVLPRTGHMFRFSHPDTYGRAVEEFLAERVDPVAAAAPGPDREAAGRATR, translated from the coding sequence ATGACCGATCCGAGAGCCACCACCCTCGTCTTCCTCCCCTGCCTGTCCGGAGCGCCCTGGACCCCGCGGCAACTGGCCCCCTACCGGCACCGGCCCGTGCGCACCCCGGCCCTGCCCGACGGGGTCGACGACGTCGAGCGCTACGCCGACCACGTCGCCGCCTCCCTCGCCGACCTCGACCGCCCCGGCACCGCCGGGGACCCCGGCGGCTACGTCCTGGTGGGCGACTCCTTCGGGGCCAACGTCGCCCTGGCGCTCGCCGTCCGCCGGCCGAGCGGGCTGCGCGGCCTGGTCCTGTCCGGCGGCTTCGCCGCCAATCCCGTCACCTCTCCCCTGCGCAGACGCGCACTCCAGGCGCTGGGCCGGATGCGCGGCCCGCTGTACCGCGGTGTCGCCCTGCGCGCCCACGCCCGCACCCTGGCCTCCCCCCACGACTTCGCCGGCGAGGTAGGCTGGAGCACGGCCGACAGCCGCCGCCTCTTCCTCGACCACACCCCCGCCGCCTCCTACGGCGCCCGCCTGGCCGCCGCGTTCGCGGCCGACTACACCGGCCGGCTCGCGCGGGTGCGGGTGCCCACCCTCGTCCTCACCCCCGCCCACGACGTCCTGATCGGCCCCGACGCCGCCCGGATCCTGCGCGAGGGCATTCCCGACGCCCGCGAGGTGGTGCTGCCCCGGACCGGGCACATGTTCCGCTTCTCCCACCCCGACACCTACGGGCGCGCCGTCGAGGAGTTCCTGGCCGAGCGCGTCGACCCCGTCGCCGCGGCGGCGCCGGGCCCCGATCGGGAGGCGGCCGGCCGTGCGACCCGCTGA
- a CDS encoding MarR family winged helix-turn-helix transcriptional regulator has translation MRPAEELRYLILAAQREGNRMLARRLQPLGVTPSQAEVLRLLHDREPLTLKGIGELLVCESGGSPSRLVDRLHAAGLIERRVPDHDRRQVTLTLSAEGRRIAEHIAGIEEELYGRIDAAARGRPVEEVAAFLRSFVSGLPSGDALARRTAAGDD, from the coding sequence GTGCGACCCGCTGAGGAACTGCGCTACCTGATCCTGGCCGCCCAGCGCGAGGGCAACCGGATGCTCGCGCGCCGGCTCCAGCCCCTGGGCGTCACCCCCTCCCAGGCCGAGGTCCTGCGGCTGCTCCACGACCGCGAGCCGCTCACCCTCAAGGGCATCGGGGAACTCCTGGTGTGCGAGAGCGGAGGCAGCCCGAGCCGGCTGGTCGACCGCCTCCACGCCGCCGGGCTCATCGAGCGCCGGGTGCCCGACCACGACCGCCGGCAGGTCACCCTCACGCTCAGCGCCGAGGGGCGGCGGATCGCCGAGCACATCGCCGGCATCGAGGAGGAGCTGTACGGGCGCATCGACGCCGCGGCGCGGGGCCGCCCGGTCGAGGAGGTCGCCGCGTTCCTGCGGTCCTTCGTCAGCGGCCTGCCCTCCGGCGACGCCCTGGCCCGCCGCACCGCCGCCGGCGACGACTGA